AAGTTGGGCTGATATCGTTATTTTATCCTCCGTGATGAAAGATAAAGTGCCAATGACTAAGTTCTTTTTGAAATATGAACTGCTCTATGTTCCCTTTGTCGGGCTTGCATGTTGGGGGGCGGACATGCCCTTTATGCGCCGAAACCCTGAACGCAAAGACGATGACTTTAAAGCGATTCAAAAGTCGTGTGAAAACTTTCGCTCAGTGCCGACTACGGTGGTTAATTTTGTTGAAGGAACACGAGCGACGCCTGATAAATTAAAAGAAGCGCGTACGCCTTATCAACATTTGTTCAAGCCAAAGATTGGTGGTGTGGCATTTACGTTATCAGCGATGGGTGAACTGTTTGATGGAATCGTTGATGTGACGTTAGCTTATCCTGAAAATCAAGACTCTCCATTTATAGATATGCTACAAGGCAAATTAACCAAAGTGGTTGTTCGGATAAAACTTCATGCTAATGATGAAAAAGTGAACGGCGATTATTTTGAAGATAAAGTATTTAGACGCGGTTTTCATCAATGGATTAATGAGTTATGGAAAGAAAAAGATGAGTATCTACAGCGTATCTTGAAAAGATAACCTCTTTATTCTATAGATAAAAAAAAGGGAGCGATTATCGCTCCCTTTTCAATTTAAATCGTTAATTTACTTTTTAAGCAACCAGTTAACTAATTCGTAGTATTCTTCGGTGCTTTTGATTTTGCTTGTCTCAACCAGATATTTATTATTAACCATAAGCGCTGGAACACCAGTCAATCCACTGTCTTGGAATGATTTATCGAAACGGTTAACCATAGAGTTAATAGCAAAGCTGTTGTATGTGCCATCAAACTCATCTGCATTTACGCCTTCATCTAAGAAAATTTGACGTAATTCTTTGTCATTACGTGGTGGCTTTTGCATAGAATGGATACGATTAAACATCACAGGAACCATCTTGTCTTCAATACCAAGAGAAACCATTGTTGCGTATGCTTTACTCATTGATAGGCCCATTTTTCCGCCCATGAATGAAACGTGAGTTTTCTTAAAAGTAGCGTTTTCTGGCAGCGTTTTTTTCAGACCTTGGATCAGTGGTTCAAAGCTATTGCAGTGTGGACAATAGAAAGAAAAGAACTCATTTACTGTCGGTGTTTTTGATTCTGGAAGGTTAAGAACCTTGTAATAATCGCCTTCAGTGAAGTTTGCTGCATTCACTGAAAAACTAAGAACTAAAGCACCAAACAGTGCCATCATTGTTTTCATCATGTTTAACTTTCTCCAATCCATTTGTGTTTGTTTTATTGTATTTTTATTACCATTGAGGCATCAACTCTAAAGGTGCTTCGTTTAACGCTGCTATTTGCTCTTTAAAACCAAGTACCTGACTTTCCCAATATTTTGCATCTGAAAACCATGGGAAAGCAATAGGAAACGCGGGATCTTGCCAACGTTTTGCTAGCCATGCCATGTAGTGTACCATTCGTAGACCACGCAAAGGCTCAATTAGTTTCAATTGGTTATGGTCAAAATCGCAATATTCAGAATAAGCTTCAACGAGAATATCTAACTGAACTAACTTATCTTGGCGATCGCCATTAAGCAGCATCCACATATCTTGTGCTGCAGGACCATTTCTTGCGTCGTCCAAATCGACGAACAATGGACCATCACGCCATAAAATATTGCTTGGGTGGCAGTCACCATGTAGGCGAATCGCTTTACTTGGTTGCCAATGTTGTTCAATTCGACTAATTAACAGGTCGAGATCGGAGAAGAAGCTGTTTTCTAAATAAGAGGGAATGAATGAACTATTCTCTAACAGCTTTCGTGGTTGATAGAGGTACTCATCTAAGCCTACCGTTGGACGATGAGTAAATAGCTCCGCTTCACCTACTTTATGAATTCGGCCTAAAAATCGCCCTACCCATTCAAGCTGATCAAAATTATCCACTTCAAAGGTGCGCCCGCCTAGGCTATCAAAAAGAGCAAACCAATAACCTTTAGCGAAATGAAGTGTTTTGCCATTTATTTCTAACGGCGCAGCAACGGGAATGTCTTGTTGTACAAGTTGCTTCGCAAATAAGTGTTCTTCTAATATTTGGGCTTCTGACCAGCGTTGAGGTCGATAAAATTTCACAACGAACCGACGCTTGTGTTCATCGCTAAATTGATAAACGCGATTCTCATAACTGTTTAAGGCGAGGAATCCTGATTCAGCTCTTACGCCAATATCTGCGAGGGCATACCACAATAAATCAGGAGTAAGTGTACTGAAATTAAAAGCGTGTTCAGACATAGGGTGCTCTCAAATAAAAAGGGCTCATCATGAGCCCTTTGAGTCAATAATAGAGTGATTATAGCGGTTTAAAGAAACGGCTTTCTGTTTTTATCACTTGTTCATCATCATTTTTAATCTCAAAAACAATCGTGGTTATCGTCTTAGTTAAGTTCTCACTACTCGCCCCTAGGCTCATTGGAAGACTTAATACCTCACCGGGTTTAACGTTTACATTTTGTGGGCCGTACCAAGTTGTGTTTTCAATACCAGAAACAGATAATTGGTAATGTTGTGGTTGTTGGGTTTTATTTATAATTTTTAAAGTATAAGTGTTTTCAATCAAACCAGAATTGTTCATACGCGATAACTGATTTCTGTCGCGCAAGATATCAAGCCCCATCGGATCGACTGTCGCTATTTGAGCTAAGAACAACCCAATCATTAAGATCATGACAATGCCATAACCTATCAGTTTTGGTCGCATTACATGCGTTTTGTGTCCCGCTAATTTATGTTCCGTGGTGTAGCTAATGAGATTTTTTTCGTAACCCATTTTATCCATGGTTTCGTTACATGCATCGATACAAGCGCCGCAGTTTATGCATTCATATTGAAGACCATCTCGAATATCAATTCCTGTAGGACAAACCTGAACACATAAATTACAGTCAATACAGTCTCCTAACCCTAGTGCTTTGTGGTCTTTTTTACGAGAGCGAGGTCCTCTGCTCTCTCCACGCTTTGGATCGTAACCAACGATGTAGGTGTCTTTATCAAACATGGCTGATTGAAATCGAGCGTAAGGACACATGTGCAAACAAACGATAGATCGCATCCATCCCGCGTTTCCATAAGTACATGCGGCAAAGAATAAAATCCAAAATGCAGGTAGAAAATCGATATTTAAGGTGAAAAAATCAATAACGAGTTCTTTTACCGGAACAAAATACCCAATAAAAGTGATGCCAGTAGCAATGGCAATAGCAATCCACGCACAATGTTTGAGTGTTTTTCTAAGCAATAAACTCGATGTCATTGGTAGTTGATCTTGCTTTCTTCGCTTATTGGCTGAACCCTCTAATTTTTCTTCGAACCAAATGTACATAAATGTCCAAACCGTTTGAGGACATAGATAACCACACCAAACACGGCCTAAAAAGGTAGTGATAAAAAAGAGACCGAAGGCGGCAATGACAAATAAAAGAGCAAGTAACGTGAGATCTTGAGGAAATAAGGTCGTGCCAAAAAAATTGAATTGTTGGCTTCCAATATCCAATAAAATGGCTTGACGATCGCCAAAGGAAATCCATGGGGTTAATACGAATAGAGCTAATAAAAACCAACCACCGTAACGGCGTAATTGTTGAAATGTGCCTTTGCTTTGGCGAACATAAATACCCGTGCTGGGATTAAAGCGGTCACCGCTGGATTTGTGGGTTTTTGGATTGAATTGCTTTGGAGTCACATCCTTGATGTCGATTTTATCCTGACTCATGTTTATTCCTAATTATTATTATGGGGTATATATCAGCGATATTATGTTGAGCATTGTTGTATTTATGCAGATATATAAAGACATTACGGCTGAATTATAACGTGATGATGAGAAGGAATACGTAAGAGGGTTCAAATTTAGTTAAAAAAGTGTGTTTTATTTGGTTTGAAAACGATCTAATTCGTTAGAATAAATTAGATCGTTAAACGGAAATAAGCGAAAGGCCTACAGTAACCCGCGCGCTTTTAAGATGGCCGTTTTAAAATCGGTTTCGTGGTCTTTGGCTAAACCTGGGATCATGTCTGTTTTTTTGCTGTTACGCATTTTCAGATGATAGATAAGAATATCATCGGTTAGATCTTCAATTTTCCCTTCGTATTTTGTTTCTTCTGCTAGTTTTACAATAAATTGCATTAAGTTTAGTTCGGGTTCTTTTTTCCATTCTGGATGAATGAGTTCGATTAATTCGTTAACGCGATGGCATTTCATTGAGCAGTCTCCTTATAATTATTAAGGATAAGTATATCGAAATTTTATGGGAAGTTAGAGCGGGAATTGCAGGATTATAAAAAGAAAAAAGCGCAGACAAGCTGCGCTATTTTATTATGCCGCACATGAAACTACTTTCGGAGCTTCGATTTTTTCTGAAACAATTAATGTCATTTCAGGAACGTTCTTTTTTGCTACCGATGCTTTTACAAAATGAGAACGGCGGCGATCCACACTGTGAAGACCTGACAGTCATAGGACGCATGTATTATCTCTATAGCCAGGCTCATCCATGGCCAAATTAATGACCTAACTATTCATGAGAACACGTAAAGTGAACTCTTTTAGCTTGCGCTAATCCAAATGAATAGTCAGGAGTTTGTGTTTATAAAACACTTATTAAGAGTATCATAAACTGCCTATTAGTCGAGGTACATCTCAGTGTGATATTGGGATGTAGGTAATAATATTTGTATAATAAATTTGTCGATAGAACAAAATTAATGACGGAGGGAATATGTCATTTTTAAAGAAAACACTCGCATCGTTAGGAATAGGTTCTGCTAATGTAGATACAATTATTCACCATGAAGCCTTAATTCCTGGGCAAAAAATAAAAATTACGATTGATATTACGGGTGGAGCAACGGCTCAAAGTATTGATAATATTGAGTTGAAACTGTGTTGCCAATATAAAAAAGAAGTTGAGCGACAAGGTGAGAATAATTCACGTGAAGCAATCATCAAGCAAACCTATGTGCTTGCTGATTGGAGTTTGCCTTATGCGTTTACGATTAAACCTAAGCAACAGCGTCAATTTGATATTGATTTGGATCTGCCATTAAATACACCAATTACGATTGGTGAGACAAAAGTATGGGTAGAAACGGGATTAGATATTTCTTTGGGATTAGATCCCACCGATAAAGATCCGATAACCGTTAGACCAGATGAATTATTTGAGGGTGTATTAAGTGCGCTTGAAGGCGAAGGGTTGCGAATTCGTCAAGTTGAATGCGAAGCGGCGAGTGGATTTGAATTGCCTTTTGTACAAGAGTTTGAATTTGTTCCATTTGATGGGCCTTATCATGGTCGCTGGCGTGAGCTTGAAATTATTGCTTATAGAGACAACGATAAACTCCAACTGTGGTTTGAGGTTGATAGACAACAAAAAGGATTGTCGGGTTTATTATCTACTTTTATTGGTAGTAATGAGCTGAAACGTTATTTGGAAATACCATCCGATACCCCTCCGGATATTGCGGGTCAGCAAGTAATTGATTTTTTAAATCAAACCACGTAAAGCAATAAGATGTATTTTAAAGTGCCACATTTAAGCTTACAGTTGTACTCTTAAATGTGGCATACTGCTTTTATGTTGAGTAATCACTCTATGAGAGTCCTATGTCTACCACTACTCCTTATTCAAAAAAAGAAGAATTAGCCAATAGTTTAAGCCATGGTTTAGGGCTTGTTTTTGGTGTTGTTGCGTTAATTTTATTATTGGTAAAAGCAAATGCAGTGGATGCAGACTGGTTAACCATCGCAAGTATGTCTGTTTATGGGGCCAGTATCATTTTATTGTTTTTGGCTTCAACGCTTTATCATTCTATTGCTACACCTAAAGCGAAACGTTTATTAAAAACGCTCGATCACTGTGCCATCTTTTTACTTATTGCTGGCAGTTATACGCCATACTTATTAGTGAGTTTACGTACACCACTCGCATATTGGTTAATGGCTGTGATCTGGGCTATCGCGTTGATAGGTATTATTGGAAAGATTGTTTTTGTCTATCGTTTTAAAAAACTATCCCTTATTACCTACCTTATCATGGGTTGGTTATCGGTTATTGCGGTGTACCAATTAGTGATTCATATCGATATTAATGGGGTGATTTTATTAGGCCTTGGAGGGGTGATTTATTCTCTTGGGGTTATTTTTTATGTGTCAAAGAAGATCCCATACAATCATGCTATTTGGCATCTGTTTGTTTTAGGCGGTTGTGTGACGCAATTCTTATCTATTTATTATTATGTTCAACCAGTATAAATAATTAGTATCGTTACTATAAAAAAATGGCGCTAGAGAGTCTCTGTTTATGAAGAGATCCTAGCGCCATTTTTGTATTGAGTTGAATGCGTACTTACCCTTTCGTAAGCGTGCGGGGAACTACACCTTGAAGGTAAGGAATTTGAATGTTGCTGAGTTAGCATTGGCCCGTCTAAAAAAGCCAATTTCACCATCGCTGTTTTTTTAAAAGGTATCGAAAATATAATTATCGGGGATTTTATAACTGTTTTAGCCCTATTTCATGAGTTTTAGATACACTTATCCTACAAACCTTATTATGCTGCCCTCAATTCTGACTGAACTATCGCATGGGTGACTAAATCATTGACCGAATTTCCGACTCGGAAATTCGTAAACACCAGACGACTTTCACATAAAATACATTCGTACGGATCTACTTTTACATATCCTTTTAACATTGCGGCATACCCTGGCATTTTCGGCTCAGCTTCTATTGTCATACCTAAAGCTGCATAAACTCTAGGCAGAGCTTCTCCACGACGACGCATTGATAAAAAACCGTAGTATCGGATCATCTTGAAATGTTTATCAGGATAGTGCTCTACTATCCGTCTTATCATCTCTTCTGGTGATAATGTTAGGCTGTCTGTTGTTCCTGTTCGATGGTCTAAATAATTAAACGTTATCATTCCGCCTTTGGCGTAATGACTTAAACGTGACGCTGAAATCGGGGGCCGTTTTAAATACCGACCAAGATAGTTCATCGTCGGTTTTACATTATTTGTCTTTTTAGCAAAATGAAGCTTCCAACGACGATTATATTGACTGCTTAAAAAGCGTGACCAATCCGTTTTATTACGGATATAGGGGCATTCTTCGCTTGATAAATCAAGCTCATAATAAGCCTTACCCAATAAACTGACGATAGCCGCTCTCCAACAAGGCTCTGTCGTTTTCATTTGGAAGTAAATGGGTTTCCATAAACCGGTACGTTCACAAATTCCCCCACGAGTGACCGATAAATGTAAGTGCGTATTCCAATTCAGTTTTCGACCGTAAGTATGAAGAGCACAAAAGATACCGACATCTATTCCTTTATCTTTTGCCCATCCCAGCAGAATGTTTGCAGCACATTTGAATAATTTATTTAACAGCCAACGGTTATGACGAAAGATAGGCCATAGCGTGTTTGGAAGGGTAAAGGTGATGTGTTGATATTCGCATTCAGGGAAGACATGTTGTTGCTTTTGTATCCATCGCTCTGTGGCTTTCATGCCACAGCTACTGCACGCTCGAGATTTACAGGTTTGGTGAATATATTTGATATGGGTACAGTCAGGGTTGCAACAATGATATTCGCGAGAGCCAAAAGCCGCTGTCCCACAGG
The Aliivibrio salmonicida LFI1238 genome window above contains:
- a CDS encoding IS91-like element ISVsa9 family transposase, producing the protein MHAYKPLKQLFNSQNNWLKFLHNNKANLRAVVIENVTKMLSCGTAAFGSREYHCCNPDCTHIKYIHQTCKSRACSSCGMKATERWIQKQQHVFPECEYQHITFTLPNTLWPIFRHNRWLLNKLFKCAANILLGWAKDKGIDVGIFCALHTYGRKLNWNTHLHLSVTRGGICERTGLWKPIYFQMKTTEPCWRAAIVSLLGKAYYELDLSSEECPYIRNKTDWSRFLSSQYNRRWKLHFAKKTNNVKPTMNYLGRYLKRPPISASRLSHYAKGGMITFNYLDHRTGTTDSLTLSPEEMIRRIVEHYPDKHFKMIRYYGFLSMRRRGEALPRVYAALGMTIEAEPKMPGYAAMLKGYVKVDPYECILCESRLVFTNFRVGNSVNDLVTHAIVQSELRAA
- a CDS encoding thiol:disulfide interchange protein DsbA/DsbL → MKTMMALFGALVLSFSVNAANFTEGDYYKVLNLPESKTPTVNEFFSFYCPHCNSFEPLIQGLKKTLPENATFKKTHVSFMGGKMGLSMSKAYATMVSLGIEDKMVPVMFNRIHSMQKPPRNDKELRQIFLDEGVNADEFDGTYNSFAINSMVNRFDKSFQDSGLTGVPALMVNNKYLVETSKIKSTEEYYELVNWLLKK
- a CDS encoding sporulation protein, whose amino-acid sequence is MSFLKKTLASLGIGSANVDTIIHHEALIPGQKIKITIDITGGATAQSIDNIELKLCCQYKKEVERQGENNSREAIIKQTYVLADWSLPYAFTIKPKQQRQFDIDLDLPLNTPITIGETKVWVETGLDISLGLDPTDKDPITVRPDELFEGVLSALEGEGLRIRQVECEAASGFELPFVQEFEFVPFDGPYHGRWRELEIIAYRDNDKLQLWFEVDRQQKGLSGLLSTFIGSNELKRYLEIPSDTPPDIAGQQVIDFLNQTT
- the ccoG gene encoding cytochrome c oxidase accessory protein CcoG, whose translation is MSQDKIDIKDVTPKQFNPKTHKSSGDRFNPSTGIYVRQSKGTFQQLRRYGGWFLLALFVLTPWISFGDRQAILLDIGSQQFNFFGTTLFPQDLTLLALLFVIAAFGLFFITTFLGRVWCGYLCPQTVWTFMYIWFEEKLEGSANKRRKQDQLPMTSSLLLRKTLKHCAWIAIAIATGITFIGYFVPVKELVIDFFTLNIDFLPAFWILFFAACTYGNAGWMRSIVCLHMCPYARFQSAMFDKDTYIVGYDPKRGESRGPRSRKKDHKALGLGDCIDCNLCVQVCPTGIDIRDGLQYECINCGACIDACNETMDKMGYEKNLISYTTEHKLAGHKTHVMRPKLIGYGIVMILMIGLFLAQIATVDPMGLDILRDRNQLSRMNNSGLIENTYTLKIINKTQQPQHYQLSVSGIENTTWYGPQNVNVKPGEVLSLPMSLGASSENLTKTITTIVFEIKNDDEQVIKTESRFFKPL
- a CDS encoding YihD family protein, coding for MKCHRVNELIELIHPEWKKEPELNLMQFIVKLAEETKYEGKIEDLTDDILIYHLKMRNSKKTDMIPGLAKDHETDFKTAILKARGLL
- the trhA gene encoding PAQR family membrane homeostasis protein TrhA: MSTTTPYSKKEELANSLSHGLGLVFGVVALILLLVKANAVDADWLTIASMSVYGASIILLFLASTLYHSIATPKAKRLLKTLDHCAIFLLIAGSYTPYLLVSLRTPLAYWLMAVIWAIALIGIIGKIVFVYRFKKLSLITYLIMGWLSVIAVYQLVIHIDINGVILLGLGGVIYSLGVIFYVSKKIPYNHAIWHLFVLGGCVTQFLSIYYYVQPV
- a CDS encoding serine/threonine protein kinase, which translates into the protein MSEHAFNFSTLTPDLLWYALADIGVRAESGFLALNSYENRVYQFSDEHKRRFVVKFYRPQRWSEAQILEEHLFAKQLVQQDIPVAAPLEINGKTLHFAKGYWFALFDSLGGRTFEVDNFDQLEWVGRFLGRIHKVGEAELFTHRPTVGLDEYLYQPRKLLENSSFIPSYLENSFFSDLDLLISRIEQHWQPSKAIRLHGDCHPSNILWRDGPLFVDLDDARNGPAAQDMWMLLNGDRQDKLVQLDILVEAYSEYCDFDHNQLKLIEPLRGLRMVHYMAWLAKRWQDPAFPIAFPWFSDAKYWESQVLGFKEQIAALNEAPLELMPQW
- a CDS encoding acyltransferase, whose product is MFANIRLVISTLLVILNTALTSFIISFFAVIKFILPFPFVKKLMVSMANKTLWCWATLNLWMLNINNTIDWVVDGGETLSQEKWYLLLSNHVSWADIVILSSVMKDKVPMTKFFLKYELLYVPFVGLACWGADMPFMRRNPERKDDDFKAIQKSCENFRSVPTTVVNFVEGTRATPDKLKEARTPYQHLFKPKIGGVAFTLSAMGELFDGIVDVTLAYPENQDSPFIDMLQGKLTKVVVRIKLHANDEKVNGDYFEDKVFRRGFHQWINELWKEKDEYLQRILKR